The genome window CGAAgaaaccaccaccacctccaccgccACTGAAAAACCCAATTccgtctcctcctcctcctcctcttcttcttcaccttctccGATACGGTCTATTAGAAGGAGTAATTCATCAAATCCAATCATAAGCAAAGCCAAATCCACAATCTCAATTTGCGCTCTCTTTGTCTTCCTTACTCTCCTCCTCTTCACTCTCTCCACCTTCGAACCCACCGCCACCGCCACAACCATTTCCTACCGCAGATTTTTGTCAAGGAAAATCCCGATTTTTAACACTACTAATCAATCCCCATCATTTGCGTTGCACGGAATGGGTACTCTGTTTAGGCGAGGAACCAGAGCCATGAACGATCTTGTTGTTGCTCATATTGAAGAGGATGTTAAAGAAGACCATTTCATGCTATTCTTAAGAACCCTTCACCGGTCTGGTCTCACTGCCAGAGCTGATATTGTGTTAGTTTTTCATGATTCTTCCAGATTTGGAGATATTATTCGAGAAGAGAACGACTCGTTCTTGAAACTCGTTCGAAATTACATGCAATTGAAAGGGGCGGCGAGTCGGAATTCTAGTTTTGATTTGAATCAGTTTGTGAAGAATGGGAAGAAAGAAATGGGAGAGCCTTTGTGGGGGAAGAGAATTCGAAGCAATTACAGTGAAGCAGGGGAGGAGGAAGATGAGTTCTCCGGGTTGAGTTACGGGTCGGTAGTGGCTTTCGAATCGGGTGAGCTTGACCCTGAAAATTCTCTTTCCGGGTTCCTAGATCACGTTCCGATGGGTTTGAGGAGATGGGCTTGTTATCGAATGCTACTGGGACGAGTCCGGCATAATTTCAAGCATGTAATACTAgtagacgtgaaaagctcggtGATTCTCAGTGACCCACTCGTCCGAGTTACGAACCGGAGCCCCGAATCAGTATATATCACAACCAAGCAAGAGAGTAAGCACGGAAACTCGGACAAAACTCAGTCTCATTATCCAGTCAATCCAGCAATTCTGATGGGTGGAACTCGGGGCATCCGGCGATTATCAAATGCGATGTTGACAGAAATCGTTCGAGCGGCCATGCAGCACAAGAAGAAGAACTCCGTTTCCGAGTCGGGAATTCTGAGTCAACTCATCAGTAAAGACTATATCTTGAAGGATGTTAACTTGATCAAGCCAACCGAGTCAATCCCGGAAGCGAGTTCACTCACTGGGTTAACTCCTCGGGCATTGTCGGATTACCCTATAATTCAAAGTGATAATATTAAATCTATTATTAGGAAATTAATTTGTTCATGTGAGGTGGATTCTTCTGTGTATAGGGATTGCTAGCCCAAAAATACAAACTAcgtatacatttttttttaattttctttctaaaGATATAATTTTACATGCATAAAACATTTGGTGTAGGAATGCTTATTtaaagagagaataattttttttaaaaattagggTTAAATTAAATGATTTACATCTAATTTGGGTTTAGGTGGCATTTGGCAATTCCCAAATTTGACGAATATTTCAAGGTTTTTTTGATCTTATGATTGTAGGGGGAAGTCATATTATAGCctattttattctatttttcacatttttataaatttttacaTGGCGATTATGATCCCATTAAAGAGATGTAATTTAGGAGTGCGCAACGACGAAAGCAAAGGCGGGAGGTGATCGTTTCCATGCAAAGAAAAAGATAATATAAATAAGAATATGGAGAGAATGTGAAAGCCatggtttgattgatttttaattaaaaatgaaaGCCACGTCATGTGCTGCGCTTATTCTGATTGGAAAGCATCGTCAAAAAGTGGAAACCCAAAACGTGCTTTCTGTTACACTAGGCTCCTTTGGGTTTCACCGTTTGCCAGCTCCGTCCAGCtcactgaaaaagaaaaaagaaattgaaaatactACTGTATAATAAACATATTCACACTTTATACAGGGAAGAGTGAGAAAAGAAATGACAAATAAATAGTGCTATTAAAAAACCGCGCAAACCAAATCCATCGATTGAtaagttattataaaatatatgttaatcAGGATCGAccaaaaaaacaatcaaaaatccaaaaaaaaaaagatcaaaccGTCAATAACTGATCGAATGattagttaaatttatgtcaacaAATGAAAAACCGATCGAACCAACCATTTTACGCCCCTACAAATAAATGAGGTTTCTGATGGGGGGGGGGTGGGGATTCTTTTATTAAGGGTTTTAATGAGGGTCAAACGAAGGAAGTGTTGTGTGCATAATGATTGACAATGACACTCCCAATGCTGATCTCTTTTTCTCAATGCCTCTTGTGAGTATTATAACTACTGTGCTTTGCATGAGCTGCTCAGCCaattattaaacaaaatttgTAAAGGTAATCACTTGCAAAATATATAAGCATTACAGTATTTAGTTCAAATGAGTTCACCACTTTCGAAATATATTTCCCACATCAGTTCAAGAAACACAGTAAATAAAAAGATCAAGCTGTAGAAACATCCCACAGAATCCACAAAGGATCAAGAGTAAATCATACCAGACAACATAGGATTTGTTCAAGCAAACCCACTTCTTCATGTTTATCTGTTTAGCAAGGTAAATCCATTGATGGGACACATATAGAACAATATGCAGAGCTTaggtgttaaaaaaaattatacttgcATCAAGTGCCATTACAAAAAAGAAGCACAATATGACAAACAACAAATTTCCATTCTTCAAATAAAGATATTCAGTACAACTGCAAATACATATCCACATTCCACTCCTTTCTTAATacatgaacaaaataaaaaataaaaaaaaaaaccacaaaatcaAACACATTCCCACGAAATAAAAGAATTTGACCCCCCAACTGTTCATAGAACAGCATTCCAATAAAATTACAAGAGTCgggaaaaagaaattttaatgggagaaataaagaagaaaaattaaaaaaaaaatcactcctCATGCAGCATCACAATCAATATTAACACTAACTAAACAGCTACATCTCAAAAGGGCAACGAGCAAAATGCTTGACACGACAAAGCCATCATGTCGCATCAATGAAACAACAGAGAAGCAAAAATGAATCatagttagactgccaagataTGAGAAGTAATCATTTCCATGCATATTAACTCTAAAATAGATCGAATTTCTTCTTCTGCATGCCTTGCTTCCATTTAGGGAGTTTATAGAACCCTTCTTTTGGCATCCCAAATATGGTTTCAAACTCCTCTTCGGACAGATATGCCTGAGAATTCACAtggaatataaaatataatgtaCAAAGATATCAACTGTAAATATTAGAATATAATAACTACCAATAACGGTTCTGAAAACagaattaattaaaaatgacaGACGGCACCAACCTCTCTTCGTTTGAAATCAATCCCAGTAACAGGATTTTCTGAATGAGCCTTCAGTTGGTCATAGCTGAATGTGCTTTGAATACTTTCACTAGCATTCTCATCCTGATCTGTATCTGGTGTACGTTCTGAATCTTCCCCATTGCTT of Tripterygium wilfordii isolate XIE 37 chromosome 13, ASM1340144v1, whole genome shotgun sequence contains these proteins:
- the LOC120012444 gene encoding uncharacterized protein LOC120012444, which produces MGTLFRRGTRAMNDLVVAHIEEDVKEDHFMLFLRTLHRSGLTARADIVLVFHDSSRFGDIIREENDSFLKLVRNYMQLKGAASRNSSFDLNQFVKNGKKEMGEPLWGKRIRSNYSEAGEEEDEFSGLSYGSVVAFESGELDPENSLSGFLDHVPMGLRRWACYRMLLGRVRHNFKHVILVDVKSSVILSDPLVRVTNRSPESVYITTKQESKHGNSDKTQSHYPVNPAILMGGTRGIRRLSNAMLTEIVRAAMQHKKKNSVSESGILSQLISKDYILKDVNLIKPTESIPEASSLTGLTPRALSDYPIIQSDNIKSIIRKLICSCEVDSSVYRDC